The DNA window TTGATGCCAATAACAACCAACGTCGGAATCATAATTATATCGGCTGCCACAAATACGATACCGGCAACAGGGGATATCTCCTGAAACACCAGATAGAGAGAGTATCCGAAGATGCTGAGCGCTAACACAGTAAGCAATCCGGCTGAAGGCAGGATGATCTCCGCGATCACCACGGCCACCCCTACCAATTGCAAGATTATGGGAATGAGATAGGCTTTCATGGCGTGCTCCTGGCAACAATCACCCGGTTACCACTGATTTTGGTCACTATCACCGGAGTATCTTTCTCCAAAAAGTCTCCTTCGCTTATCGCATCAATAATATCATTGCCAATTTCGACCTTCCCGGAAGGCCGCAGAAAAGACACCACCGTGCCGATCTCACCGACTCGAACCCGTTTAGCCTCAACAGAATCTGCATGGGATGCGGCCAGATTGGTTCCGAGATAGGGTCCGTCGACAACACGCCCCAACTTCGGTAAAACAAAGCGCAGAAAGAGCAGGGTCAGACAAAAAGCTGCCACTATGGAACCAAGCATCTGGATAGTATTGGCAAGCAGAATC is part of the Desulfobulbaceae bacterium genome and encodes:
- a CDS encoding serine protease, whose amino-acid sequence is ILLANTIQMLGSIVAAFCLTLLFLRFVLPKLGRVVDGPYLGTNLAASHADSVEAKRVRVGEIGTVVSFLRPSGKVEIGNDIIDAISEGDFLEKDTPVIVTKISGNRVIVARSTP